A genome region from Mesorhizobium sp. B2-1-8 includes the following:
- a CDS encoding 2-dehydropantoate 2-reductase has translation MKITIFGAGAIGGYLAAKLAIAGRTDLSIVARGAHLEAIRANGLRLIEDGKETTAPVRAAAKAEELGAQDYVVLALKAHSVAPALDQIAPLLGDHTSVVTMQNGVPWWYFYKAGGALEGTRLHQVDPGGTIWDRLGPRRVIGAVVYPAVEVDAPGLIRHVEGRRFSLGEPSGEKSERATLLAGEMVKAGLQAPVRDDIRAEIWIKLWGNLSFNPISALTGSTLAAIVADEGTRTLARTMMLEAQAIGESLGVRFPIDVDRRIKGAGDVGEHKTSMLQDLERGRPMEIDALVGAVQELGRLTGKPTPAIDGVLALVRRLAVERGCYG, from the coding sequence ATGAAGATCACCATCTTCGGCGCCGGCGCCATCGGCGGCTATCTCGCGGCCAAGCTGGCCATTGCCGGCCGCACCGACCTGTCGATCGTCGCACGCGGCGCGCATCTCGAAGCGATCAGGGCAAATGGCCTGCGCCTGATCGAGGACGGCAAGGAGACGACCGCCCCCGTCCGCGCCGCCGCAAAGGCGGAAGAGCTCGGCGCGCAGGATTACGTCGTGCTGGCGCTGAAGGCGCATTCCGTCGCGCCCGCGCTCGACCAGATCGCACCGCTGCTTGGGGACCACACATCGGTCGTCACCATGCAGAACGGCGTGCCCTGGTGGTATTTCTACAAGGCAGGCGGCGCGCTCGAAGGCACAAGGCTGCATCAGGTCGACCCCGGCGGCACGATATGGGACCGGCTCGGCCCGCGGCGCGTCATCGGCGCGGTGGTCTACCCCGCCGTCGAGGTCGACGCGCCCGGCTTGATCCGCCATGTCGAGGGCAGGCGCTTCTCGCTCGGCGAACCCTCGGGCGAGAAGAGCGAACGGGCCACGCTTCTGGCCGGGGAGATGGTCAAGGCCGGGCTGCAGGCGCCGGTGCGCGACGACATACGCGCAGAGATCTGGATAAAACTCTGGGGCAACCTCTCCTTCAACCCGATTTCGGCGCTGACCGGCAGCACGCTGGCCGCGATCGTCGCCGACGAGGGCACCCGCACGCTCGCCCGCACCATGATGCTGGAAGCGCAGGCGATCGGCGAAAGCCTCGGCGTGCGCTTCCCCATCGACGTCGACCGCCGCATCAAGGGCGCCGGCGACGTCGGCGAACACAAGACCTCGATGCTGCAAGACCTGGAACGCGGCCGGCCGATGGAAATCGATGCGCTGGTGGGCGCGGTGCAGGAGCTCGGGCGGCTGACGGGCAAGCCAACGCCGGCTATCGATGGGGTGCTGGCGCTGGTGAGGAGGCTGGCGGTGGAGCGGGGGTGTTATGGGTGA
- a CDS encoding HNH endonuclease gives MGFGVFIHRSDSIYDDSPAEQYQFPSQYLRRVEACVGGWIIYYEPRKIAETRGYFAMAKVQQVIRDPAIQGMYLALIEPGSYLDFVNPVPFSGMDGLVERGLLNDEGQISGRAQSAVRPLSPSDFNRIVDLGLNENEPLLPRVDEIGFEFEEEQVPFQFEQSRDRVAYVGSRIVRDRIFRRIVLRAYDERCAITGLKLINGRGRAEVAAAHIRPVEASGPDIVSNGIALSGTAHWMFDRGLIGLNDDLEILISRQVNDPESVRAFVNKSGRALTPRRQLERPHPHFLQWHREHCFKR, from the coding sequence ATGGGATTCGGGGTTTTTATTCATCGCTCAGATTCGATCTACGACGACAGCCCGGCGGAGCAATATCAGTTCCCAAGCCAGTATCTGCGTCGCGTCGAGGCATGCGTCGGTGGCTGGATCATCTACTACGAGCCTCGGAAGATCGCGGAGACTCGGGGCTATTTCGCCATGGCCAAGGTGCAGCAGGTCATCCGTGATCCTGCGATTCAGGGCATGTACCTCGCTCTCATCGAACCGGGAAGTTACCTCGATTTCGTCAATCCGGTTCCGTTCAGCGGGATGGATGGGCTCGTAGAGCGAGGGTTGCTCAATGATGAAGGGCAGATTTCTGGTCGCGCCCAATCGGCGGTTCGTCCGCTCAGCCCGAGCGATTTCAACCGAATTGTCGATCTTGGATTGAACGAGAACGAGCCGCTCCTGCCGCGTGTCGATGAGATCGGTTTTGAGTTTGAAGAGGAGCAGGTTCCATTCCAGTTCGAGCAGAGCCGCGACCGTGTCGCTTATGTCGGATCAAGGATTGTACGGGACCGCATTTTCCGCCGCATCGTTTTGCGCGCATATGACGAACGCTGTGCGATCACGGGACTTAAGCTGATAAATGGTCGTGGCCGTGCGGAGGTTGCCGCAGCCCATATTCGACCTGTCGAAGCGAGCGGGCCAGATATTGTCAGCAACGGCATTGCACTCTCCGGCACAGCGCATTGGATGTTCGATCGCGGATTGATCGGCCTAAATGATGATCTGGAAATCCTGATTTCACGACAGGTCAATGATCCTGAGAGCGTAAGGGCGTTCGTCAACAAGTCAGGCCGGGCGCTTACACCCCGTCGACAGCTTGAACGTCCTCATCCTCATTTCCTGCAATGGCACCGCGAGCACTGCTTCAAGCGGTGA
- a CDS encoding branched-chain amino acid ABC transporter permease, whose amino-acid sequence MAELTLREASAKPSARLEWVLVGLGILALLAAPFFVYPIFLMKMLCFALFACAFNLLLGYTGLLSFGHATFFGGAAYFTAHAVKVWGWPPEAGILLGMAGAALLGLVMGFFAIRRQGIYFAMITLALSQMFFFFCVQATFTQGEDGIQGVPRGVLFGVLDLNAPMNIYYFVLVVVLLGVFAIWRIVNSPFGMILRSIRENENRAISLGYSVASYKLGAFVMSAALAGLAGSLKAIVFQFATLTDVTWQMSGEVILMTLLGGIGTMVGPIIGASLVVGLENTLATSGFPVTIATGLIFMVCVLVFRRGIVGEVYARVLGRVGKG is encoded by the coding sequence ATGGCCGAGCTGACACTGCGCGAGGCATCGGCCAAACCCTCGGCAAGGCTCGAATGGGTGCTGGTCGGGCTCGGCATCCTGGCGTTGCTGGCGGCGCCGTTCTTCGTCTACCCGATCTTCCTCATGAAGATGCTGTGTTTCGCGCTGTTTGCCTGCGCCTTCAATCTCCTGCTCGGCTATACCGGCCTGCTGTCGTTCGGCCATGCCACCTTCTTCGGCGGCGCCGCCTACTTCACCGCGCATGCCGTCAAGGTCTGGGGCTGGCCGCCGGAGGCCGGCATCCTGCTCGGCATGGCGGGCGCCGCACTGCTCGGCCTCGTCATGGGCTTCTTCGCCATTCGCCGGCAAGGCATCTATTTCGCCATGATCACGCTGGCGCTGTCGCAAATGTTCTTCTTCTTCTGCGTGCAGGCGACGTTCACGCAAGGCGAGGACGGCATCCAGGGCGTGCCGCGCGGCGTCCTGTTTGGCGTCCTCGACCTCAACGCCCCGATGAACATCTATTATTTCGTGCTTGTCGTGGTCCTGCTCGGCGTCTTCGCCATCTGGCGCATCGTCAATTCGCCCTTCGGCATGATCCTGCGCTCGATCCGCGAAAACGAGAACCGCGCCATTTCGCTTGGCTATTCCGTAGCCAGCTACAAACTCGGCGCCTTCGTCATGTCGGCGGCGCTGGCCGGGCTCGCGGGCTCGCTGAAGGCGATCGTCTTCCAGTTCGCCACGCTCACCGACGTCACCTGGCAGATGTCGGGCGAGGTGATCCTGATGACGCTTCTGGGCGGCATCGGCACCATGGTCGGCCCGATCATCGGCGCCAGCCTCGTCGTCGGCCTGGAAAACACGCTGGCCACATCAGGTTTCCCGGTGACCATCGCCACCGGGCTGATCTTCATGGTCTGCGTGCTGGTGTTTCGGCGCGGGATTGTGGGGGAGGTATATGCGCGGGTGCTGGGGCGGGTGGGGAAGGGGTGA
- a CDS encoding branched-chain amino acid ABC transporter permease, with protein sequence MTMIFGIPIQALLGQLLVGLINGSFYAMLSLGLAVIFGLLRVINFAHGAQYMLGAFVGYLLLTHLGIGYWPALVLAPLIVGLFGVVVERLALSRLYDTDPLYGLLFTFGLALVLEGIFRYYYGVSGNPYAVPPLLAGGTNLGFMFLPNYRGWVVVASLIVCFGTWALIEKTRLGSYLRAATENPRLVQAFGVNVPLLLTLTYGLGSALAGLAGILAAPVYQVSPLMGSDLIIVVFAVVVVGGMGSILGAIVTGYMLGLAEGLTKVFYPEASNLVVFVIMAIVLLVRPAGLFGRDA encoded by the coding sequence ATGACGATGATCTTCGGCATCCCCATCCAGGCATTGCTCGGCCAGTTGCTGGTCGGCCTGATCAACGGCTCCTTCTACGCCATGCTGAGTCTGGGCCTGGCGGTGATCTTCGGCCTGCTGCGCGTCATCAATTTCGCTCATGGCGCCCAATATATGCTCGGCGCCTTCGTCGGCTATCTCCTGCTCACCCATCTCGGCATCGGCTATTGGCCGGCGCTGGTCCTGGCGCCGCTGATCGTCGGCCTGTTCGGCGTCGTCGTCGAACGCCTGGCGCTGTCCAGGCTCTACGACACCGATCCGCTCTACGGCCTGCTCTTCACTTTCGGCCTCGCGCTCGTGCTCGAAGGCATCTTCCGCTACTATTACGGCGTGTCGGGAAACCCCTACGCCGTGCCGCCGCTGCTGGCGGGCGGCACCAATCTCGGCTTCATGTTCTTGCCCAACTATCGCGGCTGGGTGGTGGTCGCCTCGCTGATCGTCTGCTTCGGCACCTGGGCGCTGATAGAGAAGACCAGGCTCGGTTCCTACCTGCGCGCCGCAACCGAAAATCCCCGTCTCGTCCAGGCCTTCGGCGTCAACGTGCCGTTGCTTTTGACCCTCACCTACGGCCTTGGCTCCGCGCTGGCCGGGCTCGCCGGTATCCTGGCCGCGCCCGTCTATCAGGTCAGCCCGCTGATGGGATCGGATCTCATCATCGTCGTCTTCGCCGTCGTCGTTGTCGGCGGCATGGGATCGATCCTCGGCGCCATCGTCACCGGCTACATGCTCGGCCTGGCCGAAGGTCTGACCAAGGTTTTCTATCCCGAGGCCTCCAACCTGGTGGTCTTCGTCATCATGGCGATCGTGCTTTTGGTCCGGCCGGCCGGCCTGTTCGGAAGGGACGCCTGA
- a CDS encoding ABC transporter ATP-binding protein, with the protein MTSPAPLLAVSGLNAWYGEGHALHGVDLEVFAGETVTLLGRNGVGKTTTLRAIMGLIRRRTGKVVFDGADLMRLPLHRTAHQGIGFVPEERGIFSTLTVDENLVLPPVVAPGGMSVEEIFDLFPNLKERRNSPGTRLSGGEQQMLAIARMLRTGVKMLLLDEPTEGLAPVIVQRIGELLATLKKRGMTILLVEQNFRFASRVADRFYLMEHGKVVAGFPTGELADRMTLLHEILGV; encoded by the coding sequence ATGACTAGCCCCGCGCCCCTGCTTGCGGTCAGCGGTCTCAACGCCTGGTATGGCGAAGGCCATGCGCTGCACGGCGTCGACCTCGAAGTGTTTGCCGGCGAAACGGTGACGTTGCTCGGCCGCAACGGCGTCGGCAAGACGACGACATTGCGTGCCATCATGGGCCTGATCCGCCGGCGAACCGGGAAGGTCGTCTTCGACGGCGCCGACCTGATGCGGCTGCCGCTGCACCGCACCGCGCACCAGGGCATCGGCTTCGTGCCGGAGGAACGCGGCATCTTCTCGACGCTGACCGTCGACGAGAACCTGGTGCTGCCGCCCGTCGTCGCCCCGGGCGGCATGAGCGTCGAGGAAATCTTCGATCTCTTCCCCAATCTGAAGGAGCGGCGCAACAGCCCGGGCACGCGGCTGTCGGGCGGCGAACAGCAGATGCTGGCGATCGCGCGCATGCTGCGGACCGGCGTCAAGATGCTGCTCTTGGACGAACCGACCGAGGGACTCGCGCCTGTCATCGTCCAGCGCATCGGCGAGCTGCTGGCGACGTTGAAAAAGCGCGGCATGACCATCCTGCTGGTCGAACAGAATTTTCGCTTCGCCAGCCGTGTCGCCGACCGTTTCTACCTGATGGAACACGGCAAGGTCGTGGCCGGATTTCCGACCGGCGAACTGGCGGACCGCATGACGCTGCTCCACGAAATTCTGGGTGTATGA
- a CDS encoding ABC transporter ATP-binding protein — protein MVPPDPSAEEPRVVLSARGLRRDFAGFVAVRNVDLDVRHGNIHALIGPNGAGKTTVFNLLTKFLAPTSGRIDLLGHDITRTPPARVARMGLVRSFQISAIFPHLSVLDNVRVALQRPAGLGVQFWRSLAALDRLTPRAMELLRSVGLDDATNRLAGDLSYGRKRVLEIATTLALDPKVLLLDEPMAGMGHEDVATVSALIRSVASDRAVLMVEHNLTVVADLCDWITVMQRGEVLAAGDYATVSRDERVKVAYMGTADD, from the coding sequence ATGGTGCCGCCTGATCCGAGCGCGGAAGAGCCGCGGGTGGTGCTTTCCGCCCGCGGCCTGCGGCGTGACTTTGCCGGCTTCGTCGCCGTCAGGAATGTCGACCTGGATGTCCGCCATGGCAACATCCATGCCCTGATCGGCCCCAACGGCGCCGGCAAGACCACCGTCTTCAACCTGCTGACAAAATTCCTGGCGCCGACCAGCGGCAGGATCGACCTGCTCGGCCACGACATCACCCGCACGCCGCCGGCCAGGGTGGCGCGGATGGGGCTGGTGCGCTCGTTCCAGATATCGGCGATCTTTCCGCACCTCAGCGTGCTCGACAATGTGCGCGTCGCGCTGCAGCGGCCGGCCGGGCTCGGCGTGCAGTTCTGGCGCTCGCTGGCGGCGCTCGACCGGTTGACCCCGCGCGCCATGGAGCTGCTGCGCTCCGTCGGCCTCGACGATGCGACGAACAGGCTGGCCGGCGATCTTTCCTATGGCAGGAAGCGCGTGCTCGAGATCGCCACGACGCTGGCGCTCGATCCCAAAGTGCTGCTGCTGGACGAGCCGATGGCCGGCATGGGCCATGAGGACGTGGCCACGGTTTCCGCCCTCATCCGCTCGGTGGCGAGCGACCGCGCGGTATTGATGGTCGAGCACAATCTGACCGTGGTGGCCGATCTCTGCGACTGGATCACGGTGATGCAGCGCGGCGAGGTGCTCGCGGCCGGCGACTACGCCACCGTCAGCCGCGACGAGCGCGTGAAGGTCGCCTATATGGGCACCGCCGATGACTAG
- a CDS encoding ABC transporter substrate-binding protein, whose translation MKLCYVVSAALLAATAIPASAAEISDGKVKIGILNDQSGVYADFGGKWSVEAAKMAVEDFGGKVQGAPVEIISADHQNKPDIASNIARQWYDTEQVDAIMELTTSSVALAVQGISKEKKKIDIVTGAATTELTGKQCSPYGFHWAYDTHSQAVGTGGSLVQQGGDSWFFVTVDYAFGYSLKEQTAKFVESHGGKVLGEVRYPLGATDFSSFLLQAQSSGAKVIGLANAGLDTSNSIKQAAEFGIVQGGQRLAALLFTLAEVHGLGLQAAQGVVLTEGYYWDRDDKSREFGQRFFKRTNRMPNMIQAATYSAVTQYLKAIDKAGTDETEAVAKQLHSLPVNDVFTANGKVQADGNMVHDMYLYQVKAPSESTKDWDYYKYLATIPGKEAFLSEKESGCPTAAQ comes from the coding sequence ATGAAGCTATGCTATGTCGTTTCCGCCGCGCTGCTCGCGGCCACCGCGATTCCCGCCTCGGCCGCCGAGATTTCCGATGGCAAGGTCAAGATCGGCATCCTCAACGACCAATCCGGCGTCTATGCGGATTTCGGCGGCAAATGGTCGGTCGAGGCGGCCAAGATGGCGGTCGAGGATTTCGGCGGCAAGGTGCAGGGAGCACCGGTCGAGATCATCAGCGCCGACCACCAGAACAAGCCCGATATCGCCTCCAACATCGCACGCCAGTGGTACGACACCGAACAGGTCGATGCCATCATGGAGCTGACGACCTCTTCGGTCGCGCTCGCCGTGCAAGGGATCTCCAAGGAAAAGAAGAAGATCGACATCGTCACCGGTGCGGCGACCACCGAGCTCACCGGCAAGCAGTGCTCGCCCTACGGCTTCCACTGGGCCTATGACACCCATTCGCAGGCTGTGGGCACCGGCGGCTCGCTGGTGCAGCAGGGCGGCGACAGCTGGTTCTTCGTCACCGTCGACTATGCGTTCGGCTATTCGCTGAAGGAGCAGACCGCCAAGTTCGTCGAGAGCCATGGCGGCAAGGTGCTGGGCGAGGTGCGTTATCCCCTCGGCGCGACCGATTTTTCGTCCTTCCTGCTGCAGGCGCAATCGTCGGGCGCCAAGGTCATCGGGCTGGCCAATGCCGGCCTCGACACCTCCAATTCCATCAAGCAGGCGGCCGAGTTCGGCATCGTGCAGGGCGGCCAGCGCCTGGCCGCACTCCTGTTCACGCTGGCCGAGGTGCATGGGCTCGGCCTGCAGGCGGCGCAAGGCGTCGTGCTGACCGAGGGCTATTACTGGGACCGCGACGACAAGAGCCGCGAATTCGGACAGCGCTTCTTCAAGCGCACCAACCGCATGCCGAACATGATCCAGGCCGCGACCTATTCGGCGGTGACGCAGTATTTGAAGGCGATCGACAAGGCCGGCACCGACGAGACCGAAGCGGTCGCCAAGCAATTGCATTCGCTGCCGGTGAACGACGTCTTTACCGCCAATGGCAAGGTCCAGGCCGACGGCAACATGGTCCACGACATGTATCTTTACCAGGTCAAGGCGCCCAGCGAGAGCACCAAGGATTGGGATTACTACAAATACCTCGCCACCATTCCCGGCAAGGAAGCCTTCCTGAGCGAAAAGGAAAGCGGCTGCCCGACGGCGGCCCAGTGA
- the rtcR gene encoding RNA repair transcriptional activator RtcR, translated as MRRRVAIGILGTTLDAGRTDDRWKKWRPTVALCQQQGLFIDRLELIHGTQSRQLATQIIADIEQVSPATEVRPHIIGMRDPWDFSEVYTGLRDFARGYVFDPEKEDYLVNITTGTHVAQICWFLLTEAHFIPARLLQLSPRKDGRDDVSGSHSIIDLDLSRYDAIATRFTAERDEATSFLKSGIATRNPAFNQMIDQIEKVTIRSRAPVLLTGPTGAGKSQLARRIYELKKAQRQVSGAFIEVNCATLRGDQAMSTLFGHVKGAFTGAQNERAGLMKSANKGVLFLDEIGELGIDEQAMCLRAIEEKRFLPVGADQDVISDFQLLAGTNRDLSIGVKEGRFREDLFARLNLWTFQLPALRDRKEDIEPNLDFELRRFGEREGQNVTFNREARDLYLKFAIAPQAMWRANFRDLSASITRMATLAPLGRINEETVRDEIERLTMLWRAGDAGGREAILVEALGVERQSRIDLFDRPQLATVLEVCRDSNSISAAGRKLFAVSRLQKTSGNDADRLRKYLMRFDLSFEDVARK; from the coding sequence ATGCGAAGACGGGTCGCTATAGGTATTCTCGGGACGACGCTCGATGCGGGTCGCACCGACGACCGCTGGAAGAAATGGCGGCCGACGGTTGCGCTGTGCCAGCAGCAGGGATTGTTCATTGACCGCCTGGAACTCATTCACGGGACACAGTCCCGGCAGCTCGCCACGCAGATCATCGCCGACATCGAACAGGTTTCGCCGGCGACAGAGGTCAGGCCGCATATCATCGGCATGAGAGACCCCTGGGATTTCAGCGAGGTCTACACCGGCCTGCGCGATTTTGCCCGGGGTTATGTGTTCGATCCCGAGAAGGAGGATTATCTCGTCAACATCACTACCGGCACGCATGTCGCGCAGATCTGCTGGTTCCTGCTCACCGAGGCCCACTTCATCCCTGCACGCCTGCTACAGCTCTCTCCCCGCAAGGATGGGCGCGACGACGTCTCCGGCAGCCACTCGATCATCGACCTCGACCTGTCGCGTTATGATGCGATCGCTACACGCTTTACCGCGGAGCGCGACGAGGCGACGTCGTTCCTGAAGTCTGGCATCGCCACCCGCAATCCGGCCTTCAACCAGATGATCGACCAGATCGAGAAGGTGACGATCCGCTCGCGCGCGCCCGTCCTGCTCACCGGCCCGACAGGCGCCGGCAAGTCGCAGCTCGCGCGCCGCATCTACGAACTCAAGAAAGCGCAGCGGCAGGTTTCCGGCGCCTTCATCGAGGTCAATTGCGCGACCTTGCGCGGCGACCAGGCGATGTCGACGCTGTTCGGCCACGTCAAGGGCGCTTTCACCGGCGCGCAGAACGAACGCGCCGGGCTGATGAAGTCGGCCAACAAGGGCGTGCTGTTTCTCGACGAGATCGGTGAACTCGGCATCGACGAACAGGCCATGTGCCTGCGCGCCATCGAGGAGAAGCGTTTCCTGCCGGTGGGCGCCGACCAGGACGTAATCTCGGATTTCCAGCTTCTGGCCGGCACCAATCGCGACCTGTCGATCGGCGTGAAGGAGGGCAGGTTCCGCGAGGATTTGTTCGCACGTCTGAATCTCTGGACCTTCCAGCTTCCGGCGCTACGCGACCGCAAGGAAGACATCGAGCCCAACCTCGACTTCGAGCTGCGCCGCTTCGGCGAACGCGAGGGCCAGAACGTGACCTTCAACAGGGAGGCGCGGGATCTCTACCTGAAATTCGCCATCGCGCCGCAGGCGATGTGGCGTGCCAATTTCCGCGATCTGTCGGCATCCATTACCCGCATGGCGACACTGGCGCCGCTCGGCCGCATCAACGAGGAGACCGTGCGCGACGAGATCGAACGACTGACGATGCTGTGGCGTGCCGGGGATGCCGGCGGCCGCGAGGCCATCCTGGTGGAGGCTTTGGGTGTCGAGCGGCAAAGCCGGATCGACCTATTCGATCGGCCGCAACTTGCCACCGTGCTCGAGGTCTGCCGCGACAGCAACTCGATCAGCGCCGCCGGCCGAAAACTGTTCGCCGTTTCGCGGCTGCAAAAGACCAGCGGCAACGATGCCGACCGGCTACGCAAATATCTCATGCGGTTCGACTTGAGCTTCGAGGACGTCGCCCGGAAATGA
- a CDS encoding vWA domain-containing protein, producing the protein MANKSVFATSAGKLLPPADAKNREGARAYRLSPEQSLAQLAATGTFNATFYAEPREQLDEVLKLAWQVEPGFLARTAVHAFEQGYMKDMPALLLAVLSSMQGDEFDRAFGRIVRNGKMLRNFVQVMRSGATGRKSLGTRPKRHVQAWLEQAADFEIMRAAVGNDPSLADVVKMVHPKPKSASREALYGYLLGKPHDVAVLPDVVKAFEAFKRDPSLPVPEVPFQMLTSMPLSREHWVQIAQTAGWQMLRQNLNTFARNGVFEVEGFGEKLAARLRDPQEVPRARVFPYQLMVAFTVADAKVPGVVRDALQDAMEIALGNVPRIKGNVVVCPDVSGSMSSPVTGYRQGATSAVRCIDVAALVAAALLRRNPTARVLPFENDVVDVSLNARDTVMTNAAKLATVGGGGTNCSAPLARLVREKADVDLVVFVSDNQSWVDASAHAHQGTATMQEWQKLKGLNPAAKLVCIDIQSHATTQAKSQADILNVGGFSDRVFDVVGTMLSSSGDPDHWVRTIEAIEL; encoded by the coding sequence ATGGCGAACAAATCCGTGTTTGCGACGAGTGCAGGAAAGCTGCTCCCGCCGGCTGACGCCAAAAACCGTGAGGGTGCCCGGGCTTACCGCCTATCGCCCGAGCAGTCTCTGGCGCAGCTGGCGGCGACGGGAACGTTCAACGCCACCTTCTACGCCGAGCCGCGTGAGCAGCTGGACGAGGTGCTGAAGCTTGCCTGGCAGGTCGAGCCGGGGTTCCTGGCACGCACCGCCGTCCACGCTTTCGAGCAGGGCTACATGAAGGACATGCCGGCGCTGCTGCTGGCCGTTCTCTCCTCGATGCAGGGCGACGAGTTCGACCGTGCTTTCGGGCGCATCGTCCGGAACGGCAAGATGCTGCGCAACTTCGTGCAGGTCATGCGTTCGGGCGCCACCGGCCGCAAGTCGCTCGGCACGCGGCCGAAGCGCCATGTCCAGGCCTGGCTCGAGCAGGCGGCCGACTTCGAGATCATGCGGGCCGCGGTCGGCAACGATCCGTCGCTGGCCGATGTCGTGAAGATGGTTCACCCGAAGCCGAAATCGGCGTCGCGTGAGGCGCTTTATGGCTATCTCCTGGGCAAGCCGCACGACGTGGCCGTGCTGCCGGACGTGGTGAAGGCATTCGAAGCCTTCAAGCGCGATCCATCGCTGCCTGTGCCTGAGGTGCCGTTCCAGATGCTGACCTCGATGCCGCTGTCGCGTGAACATTGGGTGCAGATCGCGCAAACGGCCGGATGGCAGATGCTGCGGCAGAACCTGAACACCTTTGCCCGCAATGGCGTGTTCGAAGTGGAAGGGTTCGGCGAGAAGCTGGCGGCGCGTCTGCGCGATCCCCAGGAGGTCCCGCGCGCCCGGGTGTTCCCGTATCAGCTGATGGTGGCGTTCACCGTGGCCGATGCGAAAGTGCCTGGCGTGGTTAGGGACGCGCTGCAGGATGCGATGGAAATCGCGCTCGGCAACGTGCCCCGGATCAAGGGCAACGTGGTGGTGTGTCCAGACGTTTCGGGCTCAATGAGCTCGCCCGTCACCGGCTACCGCCAGGGCGCGACGTCGGCCGTGCGTTGCATCGATGTGGCCGCCCTGGTGGCCGCCGCACTGCTGCGACGCAACCCGACGGCCAGGGTGTTGCCGTTCGAGAACGATGTGGTTGATGTCAGCCTCAACGCTCGCGATACGGTGATGACCAACGCCGCCAAGCTTGCCACCGTCGGTGGTGGCGGGACCAACTGTTCGGCTCCGCTGGCGCGGCTGGTGCGCGAGAAGGCCGATGTCGACCTGGTGGTGTTCGTGTCGGACAACCAGTCCTGGGTGGATGCCTCGGCGCATGCGCATCAGGGGACGGCGACGATGCAGGAATGGCAGAAGTTGAAGGGGTTGAACCCGGCAGCCAAGCTGGTCTGCATCGACATCCAGTCCCATGCGACGACGCAGGCCAAGTCGCAGGCCGACATCCTGAATGTCGGTGGCTTCTCCGACCGCGTCTTCGACGTGGTTGGGACGATGTTGTCGTCGAGCGGCGACCCGGACCATTGGGTGCGCACGATCGAGGCGATCGAACTCTGA